One part of the Nitrospira defluvii genome encodes these proteins:
- a CDS encoding Hsp20/alpha crystallin family protein, translated as MAIVRWDPFRELQDMSDRLNRMIAHPSSAGNVGQGKEVMTVADWTPTVDISETEAEYAIKAELPEVKREDVKVTVEDGVLTIQGERKQEKEEKGKKYHRIERSYGRFVRTFTLPDTVDESKVKAEYADGILHLHLPKSEKAKPKQIEVKVA; from the coding sequence ATGGCGATCGTACGATGGGATCCGTTTCGAGAGTTGCAGGACATGTCCGACCGTTTAAACCGCATGATTGCGCATCCCTCATCCGCCGGCAACGTCGGGCAGGGGAAGGAAGTCATGACAGTGGCTGATTGGACCCCGACCGTGGATATCAGCGAGACCGAAGCTGAATATGCCATCAAGGCAGAGCTTCCCGAGGTGAAACGGGAAGACGTGAAGGTGACCGTCGAAGACGGGGTGCTCACCATCCAAGGAGAGCGCAAGCAGGAGAAGGAAGAGAAAGGCAAGAAGTACCATCGGATCGAGCGGTCTTATGGCCGGTTCGTCCGAACCTTCACGCTGCCGGATACGGTCGATGAGAGCAAGGTGAAGGCGGAATATGCCGACGGCATCCTGCATCTGCATCTGCCGAAATCGGAAAAAGCGAAGCCCAAGCAGATCGAGGTCAAAGTCGCCTGA
- a CDS encoding NAD(+)/NADH kinase → MKSKSIGILTKPKFPEVKATVQAVVSWLRSRNIDVLLDTTATALLGEPGGFQKTQLASKADVLLVLGGDGTMLNAARLAGERGIPILGVNMGGLGFLTEVRLENLYPSLERVFANDFVLDERLMLKTHVHRHGETVARGVMLNDVVVSKGTLARMIELKIAIQGQFVTNLRGDGLIVSTPTGSTAYSLSAGGPIINPAVPSLILTPVCPHTLTHRPLIVPATAQIEVMLTSRDDGAMATLDGQVGVALTQGDTVEIHASEHLTRLIRFPESSYYEVLREKLKWGDG, encoded by the coding sequence ATGAAAAGTAAAAGTATCGGCATCCTGACGAAACCAAAATTTCCGGAAGTCAAGGCGACCGTCCAGGCTGTGGTCAGCTGGCTGCGTTCCCGGAACATCGACGTGCTATTGGATACGACCGCAACCGCCCTGCTCGGGGAACCGGGCGGGTTTCAAAAAACCCAACTGGCCAGCAAAGCCGATGTGCTTCTGGTGTTGGGCGGAGACGGGACCATGTTGAATGCGGCGCGGCTGGCCGGCGAGCGTGGAATTCCGATTCTCGGGGTGAACATGGGCGGACTCGGCTTCCTGACGGAAGTGCGCTTGGAGAATTTGTATCCGTCGCTTGAGCGGGTCTTTGCGAATGATTTCGTGCTCGACGAGCGGTTGATGCTGAAAACCCATGTCCATCGACATGGAGAAACGGTGGCGCGCGGGGTCATGCTGAACGATGTGGTCGTCAGCAAGGGCACCCTTGCTCGAATGATCGAACTGAAGATTGCCATCCAAGGGCAGTTCGTCACGAATTTACGCGGTGACGGGTTGATCGTGAGTACGCCGACAGGTTCTACCGCCTATTCGCTCTCCGCGGGCGGACCCATCATCAATCCAGCTGTCCCGTCCTTGATTCTGACGCCGGTCTGTCCTCACACCCTGACGCATCGCCCCTTGATCGTGCCGGCCACAGCCCAGATTGAAGTGATGTTGACCAGCAGGGACGACGGCGCCATGGCGACGCTGGACGGCCAGGTTGGCGTGGCATTAACACAGGGAGATACGGTCGAGATTCACGCCTCCGAGCATTTGACCAGGCTCATTCGCTTTCCGGAAAGCAGCTATTACGAAGTGTTGCGGGAGAAGCTGAAGTGGGGCGACGGGTGA
- a CDS encoding class II fumarate hydratase, which yields MKNASRPSDRTTSLTTATRMERDTMGELPVPSNAYYGVQTARAIENFPISSLRIPRSMIRAMGLIKRAAASVNHSLKLLDKKPADAIVRAATEVVDGRLDAEFPVDIFQTGSGTSTNMNTNEVISNRATELLGGARGSKLVHPNDHVNLGQSSNDVIPTAIHIAASETIQRQLIPALTELHKALKGKAREFDKIVKIGRTHLQDATPVRLGQEFGGYARQIELGIARMKRAQAALSEVALGGTAVGTGLNCHPKFAAKVMAIISKETGCSFKEAVNHFEGQSAQDSLVEASGELRTLAVSLMKIANDIRWLGSGPRCGLGEINLPETQPGSSIMPGKVNPVIAESVTMVCAQVIGNDVTITVGGQAANFELIVMLPVMAYNLLQSIELLATASTNFAVKCISGIKANEARCKSLIEESLAMCTALAPVIGYEAAAKLAKDAYKSGKTVREVAREQNVLPEKRLSQLLDPWRMTQAGGPVGSAGG from the coding sequence ATGAAGAACGCTTCACGCCCGTCCGACCGCACCACATCCCTGACGACCGCCACGCGCATGGAGCGCGACACGATGGGGGAGCTGCCGGTTCCATCCAATGCCTATTACGGCGTGCAAACCGCCCGCGCGATTGAAAATTTCCCGATCAGCTCGCTGCGTATTCCACGATCCATGATCCGGGCCATGGGCCTGATCAAACGCGCCGCTGCATCGGTGAACCACTCGCTCAAACTGCTCGACAAAAAGCCGGCCGACGCCATCGTGCGTGCCGCCACCGAGGTCGTCGATGGGCGGCTCGATGCGGAATTCCCGGTGGACATTTTCCAAACCGGTTCAGGCACATCCACGAACATGAACACGAACGAAGTGATCTCCAACCGGGCGACGGAATTGCTCGGCGGGGCCAGAGGCAGCAAGCTGGTCCACCCGAACGACCATGTCAACCTGGGGCAATCGAGCAACGACGTCATTCCCACGGCGATCCACATCGCAGCGTCCGAAACCATCCAGCGGCAACTGATCCCGGCCTTGACCGAGCTCCATAAGGCGCTCAAAGGCAAGGCCCGCGAGTTCGACAAGATCGTCAAAATCGGACGCACCCATTTACAGGATGCCACGCCGGTTCGACTGGGCCAGGAATTCGGAGGCTATGCCAGACAGATCGAACTGGGAATCGCGCGGATGAAACGGGCCCAGGCTGCCCTGAGCGAAGTCGCACTCGGCGGGACCGCAGTCGGCACCGGCCTGAACTGTCATCCGAAATTCGCCGCCAAGGTCATGGCCATCATTTCCAAGGAAACCGGTTGCAGCTTTAAGGAGGCGGTCAACCATTTCGAAGGGCAATCGGCACAGGACTCCCTGGTGGAAGCGAGCGGGGAGTTACGCACCCTGGCCGTGAGCCTGATGAAGATCGCCAACGATATTCGCTGGCTGGGCTCGGGCCCCCGCTGCGGACTGGGCGAAATCAACCTGCCTGAGACCCAACCCGGATCGTCCATCATGCCGGGAAAGGTCAATCCGGTCATTGCGGAATCCGTCACCATGGTCTGTGCACAGGTCATCGGCAACGACGTCACGATCACGGTCGGCGGCCAGGCCGCCAACTTCGAATTGATCGTCATGTTGCCGGTCATGGCCTACAACCTACTGCAGTCCATCGAGCTCCTCGCGACCGCCTCGACGAACTTCGCCGTGAAGTGCATCTCGGGCATCAAGGCGAACGAAGCACGCTGCAAAAGCCTGATCGAGGAAAGCCTGGCGATGTGCACCGCCCTCGCTCCGGTCATCGGGTACGAGGCAGCCGCAAAGCTGGCCAAGGATGCGTACAAGTCCGGAAAGACCGTGCGCGAAGTGGCCCGCGAGCAGAACGTGTTGCCGGAGAAACGACTCTCTCAACTCCTCGACCCCTGGAGGATGACCCAGGCCGGCGGGCCGGTCGGCAGCGCCGGCGGATAG
- a CDS encoding citrate synthase translates to MPHDFMPGLAGVPAAKSAISDVDGTRGILEYRGIRVEELCQHSSFLETSYLLLFGRLPNASELTQWVNDVTHHRRIKFRIVDLLKVMPEHGHPMDALQAAVAALGMFYPGRNVKDVENNYWSAVRLIAKLPTIVAAWARLRRGDEYIPPRDDLPFAENFLYMLTENMPHPLWSEVFDDCLILHAEHTMNASTFAGMVTASTLADPYTVVASSIGALKGPLHGGANEEVVMMLRDIGTPAQAKSAVEARLQGKNKLMGFGHRVYKVKDPRATVLQDLCMRLFNVCGTSPLYEVAVAVEQLAGERLKEKGIYPNVDFYSGIIYDKMGIEVDLFTPLFAMARVSGWLAHWLEQLRENKLYRPDQIYSGEHDRHYVPIDRR, encoded by the coding sequence ATGCCGCACGATTTTATGCCGGGCCTTGCCGGCGTTCCCGCTGCCAAATCCGCCATCAGCGATGTGGACGGGACGCGAGGAATCCTTGAATACCGTGGCATTCGCGTCGAGGAACTGTGCCAGCACTCATCGTTCCTCGAAACCAGCTACTTGTTACTGTTCGGCCGACTGCCGAACGCCAGCGAGCTGACACAGTGGGTCAACGATGTCACGCACCATCGCCGGATCAAGTTTCGTATTGTGGACCTGCTGAAGGTGATGCCTGAACACGGCCATCCCATGGATGCCTTGCAGGCGGCTGTCGCGGCGCTCGGCATGTTTTACCCCGGTCGCAATGTCAAAGATGTCGAGAACAACTACTGGTCGGCCGTACGCCTAATCGCCAAACTGCCGACCATCGTGGCCGCCTGGGCCAGACTGCGACGCGGGGACGAATACATTCCCCCGCGGGACGACCTGCCGTTTGCCGAGAACTTTCTCTACATGCTGACGGAGAACATGCCCCATCCGCTGTGGAGCGAGGTCTTCGACGACTGTTTGATCCTCCACGCGGAACACACGATGAACGCGTCGACTTTTGCCGGCATGGTCACGGCCTCGACGCTGGCTGACCCGTACACCGTGGTGGCGTCGTCGATCGGCGCCTTGAAAGGGCCACTGCACGGCGGCGCCAACGAAGAAGTGGTCATGATGTTGCGGGACATCGGCACGCCGGCCCAGGCCAAGTCGGCGGTCGAGGCTCGGCTCCAAGGCAAGAACAAATTGATGGGGTTCGGGCATCGGGTCTACAAGGTAAAAGATCCGCGCGCGACGGTCCTGCAGGATCTCTGCATGCGGCTGTTCAATGTCTGCGGGACCTCTCCGCTCTACGAAGTGGCGGTGGCGGTGGAGCAACTGGCAGGGGAGCGGCTGAAGGAGAAGGGCATCTACCCCAACGTCGACTTCTACTCAGGCATTATCTACGACAAGATGGGCATCGAGGTGGATCTGTTTACCCCGCTGTTCGCGATGGCGCGGGTCAGCGGGTGGCTGGCGCATTGGTTGGAGCAGTTGCGGGAGAACAAGCTGTACCGGCCTGACCAAATCTACTCCGGCGAACACGACCGGCATTATGTGCCGATCGACCGGCGGTAG
- a CDS encoding FAD-dependent oxidoreductase: MSATGSETSGHVVIVVGAGPAGMALAKNMADAGHEVIILNRDIKFGGLAEYGIFPSKLKLRGGLKKQYWDMLEQPNVHYFGNVSVGQGKDLSVEDLRALGASAIAFSIGAQGTKAIGVEGDSAKGVFHAKDVVYHFNRLPGFGDRPFDMGKHVAIIGVGDVMVDIAHWLIRYKKVERVTAIARRGPVERKYNPKEIRAVCSNMDQEGIAKEFARIKERLAAVGQNADEVLASLTAEFTKCEQTDSPSKMGFRFLASPKRVLVDSNNRVRALEMEENKLEPKGDDTAAVGLKQYYEFPVDSVVFAVGDRVDDTVGLPYKNGVYVTNPTKTGNDPDDALFQAYDEKSGQVVDGVFLAGWARKASEGLVGIAKRDGDWCAEVIARYLGTKAGQPRPGAGEVLAKLQGLLKERKSRPVDLDGLKVLDAVEKAHAGSPDAIGEFKFASNADMLAHIERGRA; this comes from the coding sequence ATGAGCGCAACCGGTTCCGAGACAAGCGGACATGTGGTAATCGTCGTGGGCGCAGGCCCCGCCGGAATGGCCCTGGCCAAGAACATGGCGGATGCGGGTCATGAGGTCATCATCCTCAATCGCGACATCAAGTTTGGCGGGTTGGCGGAATATGGGATTTTCCCCAGCAAACTCAAACTACGTGGCGGATTGAAGAAGCAATATTGGGACATGCTCGAACAACCCAACGTGCACTACTTCGGCAACGTCTCCGTCGGTCAGGGGAAAGACCTCTCCGTGGAGGACTTGCGGGCATTGGGCGCCAGCGCAATCGCCTTCTCAATCGGAGCGCAAGGCACGAAAGCCATCGGTGTCGAAGGCGATTCTGCCAAAGGTGTGTTCCATGCAAAAGACGTCGTCTACCACTTTAATCGCCTGCCTGGATTCGGCGACCGTCCGTTCGACATGGGCAAACACGTGGCTATCATCGGAGTCGGCGATGTGATGGTCGATATCGCCCACTGGTTGATTCGGTACAAGAAAGTCGAACGCGTCACGGCGATCGCCCGCCGCGGCCCCGTCGAACGCAAGTACAATCCAAAAGAAATCAGGGCCGTCTGCTCAAACATGGATCAGGAAGGCATCGCTAAGGAATTTGCACGTATCAAGGAGCGACTCGCCGCCGTCGGTCAAAACGCAGACGAGGTGCTGGCGAGCCTGACGGCAGAGTTCACCAAATGTGAGCAGACCGACAGCCCCTCGAAAATGGGCTTCCGTTTTCTCGCTTCACCCAAACGGGTGCTGGTCGACAGCAACAACCGCGTGCGGGCGTTGGAGATGGAAGAAAACAAACTGGAACCGAAAGGCGACGATACGGCCGCAGTCGGCCTCAAACAGTACTACGAATTCCCCGTGGATAGCGTGGTCTTTGCCGTCGGTGATCGGGTCGATGACACAGTGGGGCTGCCCTACAAGAACGGCGTCTATGTCACGAATCCTACCAAGACCGGCAACGATCCGGACGATGCCCTGTTCCAAGCGTATGATGAGAAGTCCGGTCAGGTGGTCGACGGCGTGTTTCTCGCCGGATGGGCGCGAAAGGCGAGCGAAGGTCTCGTCGGGATCGCTAAGCGGGATGGAGACTGGTGCGCGGAAGTGATTGCGCGCTACTTGGGGACCAAGGCCGGACAGCCACGCCCCGGAGCAGGGGAAGTGCTGGCAAAGCTACAGGGCTTGCTGAAGGAACGGAAGAGCAGGCCGGTTGACCTCGACGGTCTGAAAGTCTTGGATGCCGTCGAGAAGGCTCATGCCGGTTCACCGGATGCCATCGGAGAATTCAAGTTCGCGTCGAACGCAGACATGTTGGCCCATATCGAACGCGGGCGCGCCTAG